CAAGGAATACGTACCCGCCTGTCGGCAACAGGTTGGCGCAAGCGCCTTGCCGCGGGGCCGGGAATACTACCGGCACCGCGTGCGGCAGTTCACCACGCTCGATATCGATCCGCAGCAGGTGCATGACATCGGTCAGGCCGAGGTAAAACGAATCAAGGCCGAGATGCAATCGCTCATCAAGCAGGTGGATTTCAAGGGGGATTTTCCGGCGTTCGTCGAGCAACTTCGCTCCGATCCGCAGTTTTATGCCGATTCGCCCGAGCAACTGATGAAGGAAACCAGTCTGGTGCTGAAGCGCATGGACGGCGAGTTGCCCAAGCTGTTTCGCAAGCTGCCACGCACGCCCTACGGCATTCGCGAGATTCCGGATTTCATCGCGCCGCGTACCACCACGGCCTATTACCAACCGCCGGCCGGTGACGGCAGCCGGGCCGGGTTCTATTACGTCAACACGTACAATTTGAAAAGCCGGCCGCTGTACGAAATCGAAGCCCTGTCGCTGCACGAAGCGGTGCCCGGCCATCATCTGCAGATCGCGCTGGCGCAAGAGTTGGAAGACGTGCCAGCGTTCCGCCGCTTCGCCGGCTTCACCGCCTTTATCGAAGGATGGGGGCTGTATGCCGAACGGCTGGGCCTGGAAGTCGGCTTCTACCAGGACCCGTACCGCAACTTCGGCCGGCTGAGTTACGAAATGTGGCGGGCCTGCCGACTGGTCGTTGACACCGGCATGCACTACCTGGGTTGGACCCGCGAGCAGGCCATCCAGTTCATGGCTGATAACACGGCCCTGTCATTACATAACATCACGGCCGAGGTGGATCGTTACATCGCCTGGCCGGGCCAGGCCGTGGCCTACAAAATGGGCGAACTAAAGATTCGCGAGCTGCGCCGTCTGGCCGAGGATCGGCTGAAAGACCGCTTCGACGTTCGCGAATTCCACGACGTCGTCCTCTCGAGCGGTGCTATCCCCCTGAGCGTGCTGGAGGCGAACGTCAAAGCCTGGCTCGATACCGCCGATGCGCCGGTCGAAGGGAGGAAGTGACAGCGGTTGGACACGGGAAGTGTCGGCCCAAAGAATTTGCAATACCCTCGGCCCAGGCTTAAGATACGGGCGGTGTGGCGGCGGTGTCTTTCTGCGCCTAATTTCTCTAACCGCCATCTTCTTTGGGGGTCACGAACATGAGTTCGCGCTGCGCATTCTCGCTGGCGTTGGCATTGTCGCTAGCCTGTTCGGGGTTATTGGCCTGCTCGGGCCTGACCTCAGCGGCCGAAAATCGAGGAGCCGAAAAGCAGTCCTCGATCGGCACAAAACTGGACAAACTCTCGCTCGACGATTTTCGTGGCAAGACCCATTCCCTGTCGGACTATGCCGACTCGAAGGTGATCGTGCTGGCCTTCCTGGGCGTCGAGTGTCCGTTGTGCAAGATGTACGCGCCCCGACTCGAACAGCTATCGAAAGAATTGGCCGGTCAGGGCGTAACGATCCTGGGCATCGATTCGAACCGTCAAGATTCGCTCTCTGAGATGGCCGCCTATGCCAGGCAGCACAACATCAGCTTTCCTCTGCTCAAAGATTTGAACAACGCCATCGCCGACAATCTCGGCGCCGAGCGCACACCCGAGGTGATCGTGCTCGATCAAAACCGAGTGGTGCGTTATCGCGGCCGCATCGACGATCAATACGGCTTTCAATCCGGCACTGGCTATTCGCGACCCAAGGTCAGTCGCAGTGATCTTTCCGAAGCGATCAACGAGCTGCTGGCCAGCAAAGCTGTCAGCCAACCGACTTCCGATGTGGCCGGCTGCTTGATCGGCCGCGTGCGTCCTGTGAAGGAGCAAGGGAGCGTGACTTATTCCGATCAGATCGCGCGGATCTTTCAAGATCATTGCGTCGAATGCCATCGCGAGGGGCAGATCGGCCCCTTCACCCTGACCAACTACGAAGAAGCCGCCGGCTGGGCTCCAATGATCGAAGAAGTTGTCCGCGATCAGCGCATGCCTCCCTGGCACGCCGATCCGCACTTCGGTACGTTCTCGAACGACTCGAGCCTGACCAACGAAGAGAAAGAGCAGATTTACACCTGGGTCGCCAACGGCGCGCCCGAGGGAGATCCGAAGAACCTGCCGGCGCCGCGAAAGTTCCCCGGCACCTACATGATGCCGTTCGAGCCGGACATGATCGTTCATATGGCCGACGAGGCGTACGACGTGCCCGCCGAAGGGACGGTCGAATACAAATACTTCGCCGTCGATCCCGGCTTCACCGAAGACAAATGGGTGAAGGTCGCCGAATGTCTGCCCGACAATCGCGGCATCGTGCATCACATCATTGTCTTCATCAAGCCGCCTGAGGGGACGGCCAAGGGGATCGAGGCGTTCGGCCATTTAACCGGCTATGCGCCGGGAACTCGTCCGCACGTTTTGCCCGAGGGCATGGCCAAGTTCGTGCCGGCCGGTTCAAAACTGGTTTTCCAATTGCACTACACGCCCAATGGCACACCGCAGAAGGACCGCAGCGCCGTGGCGATCAAGTTTGAGGATCCGAAAAACGTCAAATGGCGCGTCGCCACGATCGGGGCGACGAACGCGGGCTTTGCCATCCCGCCGCACGCCGATAACTACCCTGTGGAATCGGAACAAAAATTCGGCACCGACATTCGACTCCTTTCGGTCTTCCCGCACATGCACCTGCGTGGCAAGGCATTCCACTACGAGCTTGAATACCCCGATGGCAAGCGGGAAGTGCTACTCGACGTGCCACATTACGACTTCAACTGGCAGACCAGCTTCATCTTCAAAGACATGAAGAATTTGCCGAAGGGGACGACGCTGCACTGCCTGGCGCACTTCGACAACTCGGAGCACAACCTGGCCAATCCCAATCCCGACGAGACCGTGCGGTGGGGAGATCAGACGTGGGAAGAAATGATGATCGGCTGGTACGACATGGCCGTGCCGGTCGAAGCCTCGCTGGTGGACGCCGTACCCGAGCGTGCGAACCGCCGTCGTCGCGACGCAGGCGCCGAGCAGAATCAAGAAGCCAAGCCGGCAGCCAAGCAAGCCGACGGCGACGCGGAATAGCACAACTCGCGTTCGAAGACATTTGCGAAGAAAAGGCGGCCTAAACAGCCGCCTTTTCTTTTTGCGTAAGCGCCGCGTTGCAGGGAAAGCGTGGGCGACTGCGCCTGTGCTACGGCTGTTCGAGCAATCTGCGCTCGGGCAGCGTCAGGAACGACAATACATCGGCCACGTCTTGCACGCTCAAGCGTTGCTCCAGCCCCTCGGGCATGAGCGACTTGCCCGAGGCCTGCAATTCTTCGATGTCCGCGCGCCTTACGACGTCGTCGGCCCCTTCGCCGCGCCGCAGCGTGACGGCCTCACCGGTATCGCTAACCAGGATGCCAGCCAGCGCCCGACCGTCGCGCGTCACCAGCGAGTAGCTCAGAAAATCGGGCGCTACCTGTCGGCTGGGGTCGAGCATATCGCCGAGCAGCGTTTCCTTCGGCCGCCCGGCAACTCCGGAAAGATCCGGCCCAACCTGGCGACCGAAGCCAAGATTCGTATGGCAGGTCGCGCAATGTTCTTTGAATAGCTTTGCGCCATGCTCACGGCTGCCAAGTAGCGAGAGCGCCGGCCGATATCGGGCCAGCACTTCGTCGCGTGGCGCCGGCGCCGCTTTCGCGAACAGCTCCGTTGCGCGGGTGGCGACGTCAGCATCTCGCGATTTCTCGTATGCCGTGCGTACCGCGGGATCGATCTCAGCGGCGCGCACCACTTCGCGCGCCAGGGCGTCGATGAACTCCCGGCTGGCGACCGTCGACTCGACCGCCGCACTGCTGATCATCCGGCGCCGCGCAGGAGTATACCCGGCCCAACCGTCGATCAGGTTGCGGACGGCGCTAGCGTCGCCGTGGCGGCAAATCACGGTCACCGCAGCGTCGGCCGTCGAGCCACTTTCGGCAGCCGCGGTCAAAGGAAGCAAACGATTCACCTGCTCGGCCGATCCCAAATCTCCTACGACGCGCACGGCCAATGTACGCAAATCGGCTCGCACGCTGCTATCCAGAGCCTGTAGCACGGCCGCGTTGATCGCGTGTCCCAACCGCGAATCGGGCTTTCGGTCAGCGCTGCGCCAGGCTTGCCCTGCCCCGGCCAGGATCGCCAGCCGACCCAGGGAATTTGAATCAGCGTCGGCTGTGACCAGAAAATCGAGACATTCCGTGGCACTCTCGGTTGATGCCCAACGCTGGCCCAGGTATTCGAGCGTCTCGACTTGCTCGGGCGTTGGCCGGCTGAGCCAGGCGGACTGCTCGCGCGCCAGTTGCAGGAGGAACGCACCAGCCATATCGGCAGCACTCGCCGACAGAGCACGGACCACCCAGGGCGCGTCGTGCGCCTGGGCGAGCGCCATAAGCACGGGCAGTTTCTGATCGCCGGAGAACGCGCCGACCGCGCGGGCTAGTTCAAACAAAACGCCGGGATCTTTTTCGACACGCGCCAGACGACCGACGGCTTCGCGCAGTTGCGGCGATTTTGTCCACCGATCGCCGGCCACGATCAGCGCCTGGCGACGACATTCGGCCGATGGATGATCGAAGCTGGCGAGAATCACAGCGTCATCGAGCGACTTAAGCCCGTCGAGCGTCCACAGCGCATGCGACGCAGCAAGCGCATCGTCGCCACGAGCGAGCACGAGCAGCTCGGGAACGACACTCTTATCTTCGCGCTCGACGAGCAATCGCTGCGCTGTGTCGCGCTGCCAGCCGTTCGCACGTTTCAGATGCGCGACCAACTCCGATCCAGTTGCTTTGCCTAAGGTTGGTGCGCCGATCACCGCATGATCGCGGCGACGTACCCGCCAGATGCGGCCATGACCCACGCCTTCGCGCCAGTCCACCTTGTCGCGCCATTGCCCGGTGACGAATTGCGGATGCTCTACCCAGCGGCGGTAAAAATCCGCAACGTAGAGCGCTCCGTCCGGGCCGGTGCAGGCGAACACGGGATGAAACCACGAGTCATTGCCGGCCAGGAACTCCTTTCCCTGTTCGACACGCTGCGAAACGAACGTCGGACCCTCGGGCTGCAATCGCCGGTGATGCAGCAAGCCGGAGAGGGATTCGCCGACGAACGCATCGCCGTTATACTCTGCCCCCAACGCATCACCGCGAAAGATCGTCAGGCCCGCCAGCGCGTTGTAATGATTCGTCGATTCGCGATTGAACGTTTGCGGTCGTGCGCTGATCGGAAAGACCTCGCCCGGGTCGTTCGGCTCGGCCAGATTATGCACAGCCGTCGCAGCCAGATAAGGATTTCGCGCCACGTCCGCTTCGTCGAACATGACTTGCCGAATCGGAATGGTATTCCACGACAAGAACCGTCGGCCATCATCATCGTGCGTCTGCCCGAACTGGCTTTGCCCCATCACCGGCTCGAAACGCTGGAAATCCCGGCTGAAGCGAAAGTCGCGCGTGCGTATCGATACGCCGCGATCGGCCGCTTCATCGGAGCGTCGGATCACACCATCGCTGCGACCGTTGGCGCCATAGATCCAATTGTCGAGCCCCCAGCACAGTCCATTGGCACGCAGTTGCTGGTTTCCTTCTCCAAAGCCGATGAATAGGACGCGGCGTGTATCTGCCACACCATCGCCGTCCGAATCCCGCAACAGCAACAGGTCAGGCGCCACGGTGACCAACAAGCCGGCACTGGTGCAGAGCACGCCGTTGGGAAAGTTCAGCTTGTCGGCGAAGATTGTCGAGCGTTCGTAACGCCCGTCACCGTCGGCGTCGACCAGTCGGCGAATGACGCCCGAGGTGGGTCCCACCGGATAATCACGCATCTCGGCCACAAACATCGCGCCATCGGCGTCCCAGCAGATGGCAACCGGGCTGATCACATCAGGCTCGGCCGCGACCAGGTCGATTACGAGATTCGCATCGGCCAGCACCAGCCCGGCCTGCTCTGCTTGCGGCGAGCGCGGACCGACCGGCGGCAAATCTTCGGCGGTTGCACAAGTCAGCGCCGTGCCGAGTAGTGACCCAACTACGATCGCCCCGCCGACAAGCCTTCGCAAGGCGCGACGAGCATTAGCTGTATCGTGAGAAGCGATATTCAACACATCAACACTCCACTTCCGAAGCCTCGATCTCGCCCTGCGTCCGAACTGCTGACTACCAACTACCAACTACTGCTTACCAACCGATTGAAGCATGGCAATCACTTCGTCGGCGATCCGCTCGCCGGTGCCAGGTTCGGCATAGCTCTGATGCCCCATCCAGGTTTGATATCCACCCAGCTTGTGCCCTTCGCGGTCCGGCAGGTAGCCGATCCAGTCGTTAGCCAGTTCGGCGATGAACGTATCCTTCACTGGCGACCGCTTTTTGATATCGACCCCCAGTGAGGTGAAATACTCGGCCGGTACGCCGACTAGCGCCACGTCGCCAATTAGCATCACCTGCAACCAGGTACGCCGCTCCTTACCTTGTTCTCCCTTCAAATCGAGCCGCTGCTGCCGAAAAATGTTGGCGATCGCATCGGCATGATCCGGGGCCCGTTTGCGGCAGTACGACAGCACTTTTTCGTCCTCGACGGCGTCGTCGAACGTGCGCACGCGGAACTTAAACTCGCGCCGCAGCGAGGCGAGTTTCGTCACGGGCCGCGTTTCGGCCTTAGCTAGCGTGTCGTTGACGGCTTGCTCGATGCGCAACATCGCCTCGGCGGCCGGGACGCCCGCGATGTTGTGCGTCGAGCCGGATGCCCCTTCCAAAAAGCAAACCGTGGCCCCCAGCTTTTCTTCCAAATCTTGCGCCGCCAGGCCATAGAACGACGGCGAGCGGACGTTCGGCCGCACGGTACCAATCGTGTGAGTCGAGTGGCCAAAGATCAGGCCGCGTAGCTTATCCTGCGGTGCATAAAACGCCAGCAACGGCAACTGTGGATCGAACGGCCCGGTCGGGCGCACCGCATCCTCGCGCGAGCCGATCCAATAGATCGTGTTGTCGCTCAGCAACAGCCGGCTGTTGGCGCCGATCGTATTTTCTTCGCCCATGCGAAAGGCGAACCGGCAATGATCGGCTCGATTTTTATCGGCCGTCTCAACGGCGCTAACAATGCCGTCGATCACGCTCTTTATGAATTCCGGCTCCGGGCCGTAACCATGCACGCGAACCGTGCTGGGGGCCGAATGCGTGTGCGTGGCATTGACCAGCAGATGATCGGGCGAGATGCCACACCGTTTCGAGATTTCGCCGGCCGCGGCCTGCACCATGGCATCGGTCACAAACAGCACATCACAGGCCACGATGGCGAACTTCCCGCCAACCGGATGCTCGAGCACCACGGCCACGGCCCGCAATTTCCCTTCTTGGCCTTGCACCTTGGCGCCGCCAATGCCGCCGGCGACGGTCATCTCGTCCGTCGCCACAAATTCCGCCGTGCCGGTGCCGACCTTCAGCGCGTTGTTGGTCGCAGGTTCAGCGTACACGTTGCCGACACAAAGCAGCGCACCCAGCAAACCCAGGGTGGCGCACGTCGAACGTAAACTGTGCCACAGTATTCCGACGTTACTCTGTTTACGTAGCATCATGGGCACATCACCTGTTGTCGGTCGAGGATGCGAAAATGGTTGCGTGACTGCTCGCGGCAGCGCATGCTGGCAGCGCGTCGCGCCGCCGGTGGGCATGCGACTATGATGAGCGATCGAATCGCTCACGCCAAGAGGCCAAGCCGCCGGCCCGGACCGCATTTGTTCATCGCGCAACGGCCGACTGCAACAGGAATTCGACGTGAGAAAGACAACTCGCGGGTTGCAATGCCTGCCACTAGCGCTCGTCGTGGCGCTTTCGAATTCAAATGCCGAAGCGGCCGACGAGGCCGTTTCCCCTTCGACAGCGCAGATATCGATCGACAATCCCGCTCTGCTGCTCTCTCCCTATACATGGCGCCGTGACGGGAACGGCACAACGGCGCGGGCCGAGGCCGCGATGCCCGGCGCGTACCTCAAGACCACTTTTCAGGGAACGCAGCACGTCGGCCTGTTGATCGATGGCACGGCGAACAACGATTGCCCGGCCGCCTCGATGCCGGTCGTCGAATATTCGATTGACGAGAGAGCCTTCACGACGATTCCTCTCACACGCAGTGGCGGGATTTACACGCTGCCCTTGGCCGATGATCTCGATCCGGTGAAGGAGCATCGACTGCAAGTTTTTTTTCGCGCCGCGGATCTGACAAACAAGCGCTGGGCTTCTTCGCAGACGCACTTGCGCCTGGCCGGGCTATCGCTCGATGCTGAAGCAACACTCAAGCCGACCAAGTCACGGCCGCGCCATGCCATCGGTTTTGGCGATTCGATCGTCGAAGGGGTCGGCACCGACGGGTTGTTTACTTCATGGCAAAAGCTCGACGTGAACGACGCGCGCGGCACCTGGTTCCCCATCGTGGCCGAGGCGCTGCAGGCAGAATACGGGCAGCTTGGTTCCGGCGGACAAGGAATGACGCGCGTGATTCATCTGCCGGGGCTGGTCGATACCTGGGATCGGTACGACGCCACGACGTCACGACTGACCGACGGGCGATTGCTGCCCGAGCCCGACTACGTTTTCTGCGCGATGGGCACCAACGACTTTGAGAAGAATATCACGGCCGACTACACGCGCTGGCTCACGGAGATGCGCAAGGCTTGCCCAAGAGCAAGGTTCTTTTGCATTGTGCCCCCGCTGGGTCTGCACCGAGAAGAAATCGCGGCGGCCGCCGCTGCGCGGCGCGAGCAACAAGACCTGCGCGTTCACCTCATCGAGGCACCCTCGCTCGCTGAGGGCTTTCGCGTCGGTCAGGGGGCGACACAGTTGGCCTACGATGGGGTACATCCATCGCAGTACGGCCATGCTTTGTTGGCCGCTGTGATTACGGCCGAAGTGCAAAAGATCATCAGCCGCGACGACTGATCCACACGAATCGCGTGCTAGCACCGTCGCGCCGGCTGCCTGTCTTGCGTAGCTTCGCGCTTGCTTACGAACAAGCAGTTTGCTGACCATACGCCGCCCAACGGTCGCATTGACCGCGCAAAACTCTTTCCCCTAGACTTCCCCGCCGCGCGGTGTGTCCCTCGCCGTGCCGGCTTCTGCCACCGTCGCTCGAATTCAGTGCGGGGAAGTCTCGGTGTACGCTCGTCGACCACGCTTGGTACTTAATCTGGTGACCGCGGCGGTAATAGCTGCCGGCGTGCCACCATACTTGGCGACCGCGCGCGATGAAGACGTCTCTTCCGAATCGATAACCGATGATCAGGTAAAACCGGCCGCCGTCGCTCCCCTCACTCCTAAGGGAACCGACGCGCGCCGCGCCGAAGACGCGATTCGCGCTCTCGGCGGCCTGATCGAATGGGTTACTACGCCCGACGGCCGGCAGTTGATGGCCGTGTATTGGAAAGGTGGCGACGAGGGCCTCGAAAATCTGCAGGCTTTGCCTGACCTCCGCTGGCTCGACTTCACACGCACCAAGATCACGGACGAGGGGCTAGCCATCGTCGGGCAGCTCACGCAACTAGAAGGATTAAAGCTCAACCAAGACCGCATCACCGACGCGGGCGCTTCGCATTTACGTTCGTTGACGTCGCTCGAAGCACTGTCACTGCTGGGAACGCACATCACCACTGCGGGGATCGATCATCTCGCGCCGCTGTCGCACTTGCGGATTCTCAATCTCAATTGGACCGCGATCGGCAATGAGGGCTTGAAGAAAGTAGTTGCCGCACACCCGAACCTGGAAGAGCTGTTTCTCTACGACACCAAGATCACAGACGCCGGGCTGGTCTATCTCGCCCCGCTGCGTCGGTTGAAATCGCTCAAGCTGACTTGGAACGAAATCACTGACGCCGGCTTGATGCAGGTACTGAACTTGCCGCAACTGGAAATCCTGTTTCTCAATGGCACACAAGTCACGGACGAGGGACTGAAGCTGCTGCGCGGATTGCCGCAGTTAAAGCAACTCTACCTGATCGAAACCGGCATTACCGACGCAGGCGTGCGCGAGCTGAGTAAGCTGTGGACCCTGGCCCGGCTGGATGTCTCGAACACGGCCGTCAGCGACGCCGGTGTGGCCCATCTGGCCAGCCTGACCCGACTGGAAATGCTGGTTCTGAACAATACGGAAGTCACCAGCGAAGGGATGCAACACGTCGGACGCATCGCAAACCTAGGTTACCTGGGGCTGGCCGGAACCAAGGTCGATGATACCGGCATGCCCGCTATTGGCCGGCTGCGACAGCTGGAGGTGCTCGATCTGGACGACACGCACGTCACGGACGAAGGCTCGGTCGTGATCGACCAGATGCCACGGCTGCACTCGCTTCGCCTGCGCAACACACAAGTCTCGGACGAGCGGATCGAAGAGCTGTCGCGCAATCGCCCCGAAATGCAGATCGTTAAATGAACGTCTGTGCGAGCTTCCCCATGAGACTGCGATTCGATTTTCATTGCCGTCACATCGCGCAAATCGCGCTCGTTGTTCCAATGCTGTGCGTGGCACTAACTGCCTCGCTGCGCGGTGAAGATTGGCCGCAATTCCGTGGCCCGGACGGGCAAGGATATTCGCGCGAGCGCGACTTGCCGCTCGAGTGGAGCGAATCAGAAAACGTCGTGTGGAAAACGCCGCTGCCAGGGCTTGGCTGGTCCTCGCCCGTCGTCCGCGGCCGATTGATCTGGCTTACCACCGCCATCGAACAAGAGGGTTCGCTACGTGCCCTGTGCATTGATGCGCTGACGGGACAAGTGCTGCGTGATGTGGAAGTGTTCCACAAGGCGGACCTCGGCCCCATTAATCCAAAGAACAGTCACGCTTCGCCCACGCCCGTGATCGACGGCGATCGTGTGTTCGTACACTTTGGCGCGCATGGCACGGCGTGCCTCTCGCTGCGCGGCGACGTTCTGTGGCGAAACGATCAACTCGCTTATGATCATCGGCATGGTCCGGGCGGCTCGCCGGTCGTGTGGCGCGACCTGCTGATCTTTCACTGCGACGGCGCGGACACGCAGGCCGTCGTAGCACTGGACCGGCAGACGGGGCGTGTGCGGTGGCGCACGGATCGGCAGTCGCAGCAACCTGGCTACGGGACACCGCTACTTACGACAGTGAACGGCGCGGATCAATTGATCAGCCCCGGCGGTGGCATGATCGCGTCGTATGAACCGGCCACGGGGCGGGAAATCTGGCGGCTGCGGCATGGTGGTGATTCGGTCGTGTTGCGCCCCGTCGTCGACCACGGACTGGTTTACGTATCGTCGGGCTACACGTCGACGGCGCTCTATGCCATCGATCTCGCGTCGCGCGGTGAAATCTCGACGGCCGACGCGACGTGGACGGTGCGGCGCGGTGTCCCGTTCGATCCTTCCCCCTTGATCGTCGGCGATGAACTCTACCTGGTGAGCGATCAAGGTGTAGTCACGTGCCTCGACGCGCGCAGCGGCAAGCAACATTGGCAATCACGGTTGCGCGGTGCCTTCTCAGCGTCCCCGCTCGCGGCCGACGGAAGGATTTACATCACTAGCGAAGAAGGCGTGACCACGGTGATTGCGCCCGGAAAGGCGATGAAGAAACTGGCCGAGAACACTTTGGACGGTCGAATGCTCGCCTCACTGGCCACGGCCGATGGCGCCATTTTCGCGCGCACCGAATCGGCGCTGTATCGCATTCAATCCTCGGGCGGTCCGGCAGCGCAGCATCAGCCGGTTGCCGTGCGTAAAAAACCGGCGGCCGCCTCGATGCCAGTGGCGCGCTAGTCGACCGACTCTGTTAAAAGAGCGGCGCCCGCCCCAACTCGCGCCGTACGACGGTCCATTGCCCGACGTGCATCATCCAGTGCAGGCTGCCCATGCCGGTGAACATGGCACCGACGGTTGGCGTCCATCCTTCACACGGTTTGCTCAGGTCCTCGGCACTGCACTTGGCCAGGGCCGCAGCGGCGCCAGCTCGCTGTTCGGCAAAGAGGCGTAGCAGCTCTTCCTTCTTGCAGAACGCCCCGGCGTCGTCCGACTTGGCAGATTCGCCGGTGTATTTCTCGGCGAAACCAGCCGGCAGCGCCGGCATGGAACCCGGAAACACCTTTTCGACGCGTTGATGCTCGCCATTGATGCAATGACCGATCTGCCAGTTGATGTGATTGCAACCGGGGGCCGGGCGGTGCAGCAACTCGGCGTCCGTCAGATCGGCTAACAGGCTCGAAACAACGTGCGTCGCAGAATCGAGCGAGAACTTGATCACATCGTGGGCGTTCATCGTTGGGCAATCCTAGTTGAAGATGGTTGGGTTCGAGTGAGAGATAAATCGATTCGTCGCGGCTCACGGTATCTCGAGTGATCCGTCGTCGCGAATCGGAAAGGCGCCCCAGGCGACCTCCCACAGATAGCCATCGGGGTCGGAAAAGTATCCGCTATAGCCGCCCCAGAAGGTGTCTTGACCTGGCTTCTCGATTTTCGCGCCGGCCGCAGCGGCGCTCGCCAGCACTTGGTCGACCTCTTCCTTGGTGCGAACATTATGCGCCAGCGTGATGCCTGCAAACTTCGCTTTCGGTACCTGGAATTCTTCTGAGATGTCTTCGGCCAGCTTGTCGTAGGGATACAGTGCCAGGCAGGTACCTGCGGTTTTGAAGAAGATAACTCCTCGATCGACGGACCACGTCGTGGGCAGTCCCAGCCCATCCCGGTAAAAGCGAAGCGACCGTTCCAGGTCGGCTACGCCGAGAGTGATCAATGTGATGCGAGCGTCCAAGATGCAAACTCCATTCGTCGCGTGTGCCGAACCCAGACGTTTAACCCCTCTGTAGCTGGCCTTTGCGAGGCCCGCGCTTAAGGAGCGTAAGTTTCCACGGTCAACACTACGCCTTCACCAAGCGCGGCTGGCCGTCCTCGACGACGAACGAAGCGAGCGTAACC
The genomic region above belongs to Pirellulales bacterium and contains:
- a CDS encoding DUF885 domain-containing protein, whose translation is MGLSLNGSIVAIAFFATSILCGSTETFAAEDVPGKQLSKLFADSWEFALREDPLFATSTGDSRYNDKLPRETLTDHARRLQSERAFLDRLQKIPRDQLTATEQVNYDIFERLKREAIAEYEFQADLMPITNRSGFHVSFPELPLEMPLASVDDYKNYVSRLAAFSQFVDDNIELMRAGIKQGMVLPAISMVDFEMAIQPHIVDDPTASLLYKPLAKYPDTVLESQRAALTEAGRKAIVASVVPGYRKLLTFLGKEYVPACRQQVGASALPRGREYYRHRVRQFTTLDIDPQQVHDIGQAEVKRIKAEMQSLIKQVDFKGDFPAFVEQLRSDPQFYADSPEQLMKETSLVLKRMDGELPKLFRKLPRTPYGIREIPDFIAPRTTTAYYQPPAGDGSRAGFYYVNTYNLKSRPLYEIEALSLHEAVPGHHLQIALAQELEDVPAFRRFAGFTAFIEGWGLYAERLGLEVGFYQDPYRNFGRLSYEMWRACRLVVDTGMHYLGWTREQAIQFMADNTALSLHNITAEVDRYIAWPGQAVAYKMGELKIRELRRLAEDRLKDRFDVREFHDVVLSSGAIPLSVLEANVKAWLDTADAPVEGRK
- a CDS encoding redoxin domain-containing protein, whose product is MSSRCAFSLALALSLACSGLLACSGLTSAAENRGAEKQSSIGTKLDKLSLDDFRGKTHSLSDYADSKVIVLAFLGVECPLCKMYAPRLEQLSKELAGQGVTILGIDSNRQDSLSEMAAYARQHNISFPLLKDLNNAIADNLGAERTPEVIVLDQNRVVRYRGRIDDQYGFQSGTGYSRPKVSRSDLSEAINELLASKAVSQPTSDVAGCLIGRVRPVKEQGSVTYSDQIARIFQDHCVECHREGQIGPFTLTNYEEAAGWAPMIEEVVRDQRMPPWHADPHFGTFSNDSSLTNEEKEQIYTWVANGAPEGDPKNLPAPRKFPGTYMMPFEPDMIVHMADEAYDVPAEGTVEYKYFAVDPGFTEDKWVKVAECLPDNRGIVHHIIVFIKPPEGTAKGIEAFGHLTGYAPGTRPHVLPEGMAKFVPAGSKLVFQLHYTPNGTPQKDRSAVAIKFEDPKNVKWRVATIGATNAGFAIPPHADNYPVESEQKFGTDIRLLSVFPHMHLRGKAFHYELEYPDGKREVLLDVPHYDFNWQTSFIFKDMKNLPKGTTLHCLAHFDNSEHNLANPNPDETVRWGDQTWEEMMIGWYDMAVPVEASLVDAVPERANRRRRDAGAEQNQEAKPAAKQADGDAE
- a CDS encoding PVC-type heme-binding CxxCH protein → MLNIASHDTANARRALRRLVGGAIVVGSLLGTALTCATAEDLPPVGPRSPQAEQAGLVLADANLVIDLVAAEPDVISPVAICWDADGAMFVAEMRDYPVGPTSGVIRRLVDADGDGRYERSTIFADKLNFPNGVLCTSAGLLVTVAPDLLLLRDSDGDGVADTRRVLFIGFGEGNQQLRANGLCWGLDNWIYGANGRSDGVIRRSDEAADRGVSIRTRDFRFSRDFQRFEPVMGQSQFGQTHDDDGRRFLSWNTIPIRQVMFDEADVARNPYLAATAVHNLAEPNDPGEVFPISARPQTFNRESTNHYNALAGLTIFRGDALGAEYNGDAFVGESLSGLLHHRRLQPEGPTFVSQRVEQGKEFLAGNDSWFHPVFACTGPDGALYVADFYRRWVEHPQFVTGQWRDKVDWREGVGHGRIWRVRRRDHAVIGAPTLGKATGSELVAHLKRANGWQRDTAQRLLVEREDKSVVPELLVLARGDDALAASHALWTLDGLKSLDDAVILASFDHPSAECRRQALIVAGDRWTKSPQLREAVGRLARVEKDPGVLFELARAVGAFSGDQKLPVLMALAQAHDAPWVVRALSASAADMAGAFLLQLAREQSAWLSRPTPEQVETLEYLGQRWASTESATECLDFLVTADADSNSLGRLAILAGAGQAWRSADRKPDSRLGHAINAAVLQALDSSVRADLRTLAVRVVGDLGSAEQVNRLLPLTAAAESGSTADAAVTVICRHGDASAVRNLIDGWAGYTPARRRMISSAAVESTVASREFIDALAREVVRAAEIDPAVRTAYEKSRDADVATRATELFAKAAPAPRDEVLARYRPALSLLGSREHGAKLFKEHCATCHTNLGFGRQVGPDLSGVAGRPKETLLGDMLDPSRQVAPDFLSYSLVTRDGRALAGILVSDTGEAVTLRRGEGADDVVRRADIEELQASGKSLMPEGLEQRLSVQDVADVLSFLTLPERRLLEQP
- a CDS encoding GDSL-type esterase/lipase family protein, whose translation is MRKTTRGLQCLPLALVVALSNSNAEAADEAVSPSTAQISIDNPALLLSPYTWRRDGNGTTARAEAAMPGAYLKTTFQGTQHVGLLIDGTANNDCPAASMPVVEYSIDERAFTTIPLTRSGGIYTLPLADDLDPVKEHRLQVFFRAADLTNKRWASSQTHLRLAGLSLDAEATLKPTKSRPRHAIGFGDSIVEGVGTDGLFTSWQKLDVNDARGTWFPIVAEALQAEYGQLGSGGQGMTRVIHLPGLVDTWDRYDATTSRLTDGRLLPEPDYVFCAMGTNDFEKNITADYTRWLTEMRKACPRARFFCIVPPLGLHREEIAAAAAARREQQDLRVHLIEAPSLAEGFRVGQGATQLAYDGVHPSQYGHALLAAVITAEVQKIISRDD